A single window of Dermacentor albipictus isolate Rhodes 1998 colony chromosome 1, USDA_Dalb.pri_finalv2, whole genome shotgun sequence DNA harbors:
- the LOC139054188 gene encoding trafficking protein particle complex subunit 2-like protein: MAVAVAVIGKENSPLFVKTVTPCNELKFLYTIHTSLDVVEEKISPGNKSSGDVRELYLGLLYPTEDYKVYGYVTNTKTKFIVIVETSRTTLRDNEIRQMFHKLHASYCDVVCNPFYVPGDQIVSRSFDSTVNGIMTGE; the protein is encoded by the exons ATGGCTGTTGCTGTGGCTGTGATCGGCAAAGAG aatTCTCCGCTTTTTGTAAAGACTGTGACACCGTGCAATGAACTCAAATTTCTATATACTATACACACATCATTGGATGTTGTCGAAGAAAAGATATCTCCTGGGAACAAGAGTTCTGGAGACGTTCGGGAGCTGTATTTGGGATTGCTGTACCCCACAGAGGACTATAAAGTTTATGGATATGTGACAAACACTAAAACAAAGTTCATTGTAATTGTGGAAACTTCGCGTACAACTCTTCGTGACAATGAAATCCGGCAG ATGTTTCACAAACTTCATGCTTCGTACTGTGATGTTGTTTGCAATCCCTTCTATGTACCTGGTGACCAGATAGTGTCCAG GTCATTTGACAGCACAGTCAATGGAATAATGACTGGAGAGTGA